Proteins encoded in a region of the Atopobium sp. oral taxon 416 genome:
- a CDS encoding L-fucose/L-arabinose isomerase family protein, translated as MDRIVLGYAPTRRSIFSAPDARKYRKIITEKLEELDVEFVDIDDINEEGLLYDEDDRLRVLKKFQDAGVDGLFLPHCNFGTEFICARLAKDLGKPVLLWGPLDERPEANGVRLRDTQCGLFATGKVLRRFEVPFTYMTNCRVDDPVFEHGLRDFIAVCNVVKKFHSARILQIGPRPYEFYSTMCNEGELLERFGVECVPVPLPELTRGVKAALAEDKGNGTSDVEKQLDWIDEHFEKNCTDEQVRTITAMAVTMRRMLKKYHCTAGCIQCWNELQHELHVMPCAANSILNEEGTPITCETDVHGAITSLMIEAADMGRKRSFFADWTIRHPDDPNGELLQHCGPWPCSVAMKKPTITTPLAFDHNGTLTAEAKHGEVTLCRFDGDNGKYSLLLGTAEGIDGPKGMGTYLWVRVKNIKRLEAKIVEGPYIHHCTGIHDDVVPVLYEACKYLGIQPDLYDPIEEDVKAYLRGE; from the coding sequence ATGGACAGGATCGTTCTTGGCTATGCACCGACGCGCAGGAGCATCTTCAGCGCACCCGATGCAAGGAAGTACCGCAAGATCATCACAGAAAAGCTCGAAGAGCTCGACGTCGAGTTTGTCGATATCGACGATATCAACGAGGAAGGCCTGCTCTACGACGAGGACGACCGTCTCAGGGTCCTGAAGAAGTTCCAGGATGCAGGGGTCGACGGCCTGTTCCTTCCCCACTGCAACTTCGGCACGGAGTTCATCTGTGCCCGCCTTGCCAAGGACCTCGGCAAGCCCGTCCTTCTGTGGGGACCGCTCGATGAGCGCCCGGAGGCAAACGGCGTCCGTCTGCGCGATACGCAGTGCGGCCTCTTCGCAACAGGCAAGGTGCTTCGCCGCTTCGAGGTGCCATTCACGTACATGACGAACTGCAGGGTGGACGATCCTGTCTTCGAGCACGGACTCCGTGACTTCATTGCGGTCTGCAATGTCGTGAAGAAGTTCCACTCTGCCCGCATCCTTCAGATCGGACCCCGTCCCTACGAGTTCTATTCCACGATGTGCAACGAGGGCGAGCTCCTCGAGCGCTTTGGTGTCGAGTGCGTACCTGTGCCCCTGCCCGAGCTCACGCGCGGCGTGAAGGCAGCACTTGCTGAGGACAAGGGCAACGGCACCTCCGACGTCGAGAAGCAGCTTGACTGGATCGATGAGCACTTCGAGAAGAACTGCACCGATGAGCAGGTACGTACGATTACCGCCATGGCCGTCACGATGCGCCGCATGCTCAAGAAGTATCACTGCACGGCCGGCTGCATCCAGTGCTGGAACGAGCTCCAGCATGAGCTCCACGTGATGCCCTGCGCTGCGAACTCGATTCTCAATGAGGAGGGCACGCCGATCACCTGCGAGACGGATGTCCATGGTGCCATCACGTCCCTCATGATCGAGGCAGCAGACATGGGCCGCAAGCGCTCGTTCTTTGCCGACTGGACGATCCGCCATCCGGACGACCCCAACGGCGAGCTCCTGCAGCACTGCGGACCCTGGCCCTGCTCTGTTGCCATGAAGAAGCCGACCATCACCACGCCGCTTGCCTTCGACCACAATGGCACCCTTACCGCTGAGGCCAAGCATGGCGAGGTGACGCTTTGCCGCTTCGACGGCGACAACGGCAAGTATTCGCTCCTGCTCGGCACGGCAGAAGGCATCGATGGCCCGAAGGGCATGGGCACCTACCTCTGGGTCCGCGTCAAGAATATCAAGCGCCTCGAGGCAAAGATCGTGGAAGGGCCCTACATCCACCACTGCACCGGCATCCACGACGATGTGGTGCCCGTGCTCTATGAGGCCTGCAAGTATCTGGGAATCCAGCCTGACCTTTACGATCCGATCGAAGAGGACGTCAAGGCCTATCTGAGGGGAGAGTAG
- a CDS encoding transketolase, with protein sequence MEIDKLESLRWDLRQDCVDIIMAGGGGHIGGDMSVIDALMVLYENHLRITPETVDDPNRDRFVLSKGHAMEAYYAVLCHEGFLDLADVKARFSKFGSPYIGHPNNKLNGIEMNSGSLGHGLPVAVGMALAARMDGRKYRTYVFMGDGELAEGSVWEGAMSGGNFELDNLCALVDRNRLQISGSTEDVMKQDSQEERWAAFGWNVLSIPGNDIRALDAAFSLAEETKGKPTVIIANTTKGFGSPVMENKASWHHHLPNAEEYAQVSTDFAVHKGECHA encoded by the coding sequence GTGGAAATCGATAAGCTCGAGAGCCTGCGCTGGGACCTGCGCCAGGATTGTGTCGACATCATCATGGCAGGAGGCGGCGGACATATCGGAGGCGACATGTCCGTGATCGATGCCCTCATGGTCCTCTACGAGAACCATCTGAGGATCACACCCGAGACTGTAGACGACCCCAACCGTGACCGCTTCGTCCTCTCCAAGGGACATGCTATGGAGGCCTACTACGCTGTCCTCTGCCACGAGGGCTTCCTCGACCTCGCCGATGTGAAGGCACGCTTCTCGAAGTTCGGAAGCCCCTACATCGGACACCCAAACAACAAGCTCAATGGCATCGAGATGAACTCCGGCTCCCTGGGCCATGGCCTGCCCGTCGCTGTGGGCATGGCGCTTGCAGCCAGGATGGACGGCCGCAAGTACCGCACCTATGTCTTCATGGGCGACGGCGAACTTGCAGAAGGCTCTGTCTGGGAAGGCGCCATGTCGGGCGGCAACTTCGAGCTCGACAATCTCTGCGCCCTCGTGGACAGGAACCGTCTCCAGATCTCCGGCTCGACGGAAGATGTCATGAAGCAGGACTCCCAGGAAGAGCGCTGGGCAGCCTTCGGCTGGAATGTCCTCTCCATCCCCGGCAATGATATCCGCGCACTCGATGCAGCCTTCTCCCTCGCCGAGGAGACGAAGGGCAAGCCCACGGTCATCATTGCCAACACGACGAAGGGCTTCGGCTCTCCTGTCATGGAGAACAAGGCATCCTGGCACCACCACCTGCCGAATGCAGAAGAGTATGCCCAGGTCAGCACAGATTTCGCAGTGCACAAGGGGGAGTGCCATGCCTAA
- a CDS encoding transketolase family protein, whose amino-acid sequence MPNKIANKQAICDVLMEAAATDKDVCVLCSDSRGSASLTPFFDKFPGQSIEVGIAEQDLVGIAAGLASCGKKPFAASPASFLTTRSYEQAKVDCAYSDTNVKLIGISGGISYGALGMSHHSAQDIAAMSAIPNMRVYLPSDCSQTAKLIRALLNDTKPAYVRVGRNAVEDIYTENFYPFEMNKATWLKTGTDIAIVATGELVRPALDAATLLEAKDISATVLDMYCVKPLDEEAVVKAAQNAKAVLTIEEHSPYGGLGARVAQTVASSCPRLVENLSLPDAPVVTGTSKEVFGYYGLDAEGIASSAEKLLGKAAK is encoded by the coding sequence ATGCCTAACAAGATCGCGAACAAGCAGGCCATCTGCGATGTGCTGATGGAGGCTGCGGCCACAGACAAGGACGTCTGCGTCCTCTGTTCCGACTCGAGGGGCTCTGCATCCCTTACGCCCTTCTTCGACAAGTTCCCTGGGCAGTCCATCGAGGTCGGCATCGCCGAGCAGGATCTTGTCGGCATCGCTGCCGGCCTTGCCTCCTGCGGCAAGAAGCCGTTTGCTGCAAGCCCTGCAAGCTTCCTCACGACCCGCTCCTATGAGCAGGCAAAGGTCGACTGCGCCTACTCCGACACGAACGTGAAGCTCATCGGCATCTCCGGCGGCATCTCCTACGGTGCGCTCGGCATGTCCCACCACTCTGCACAGGATATTGCAGCCATGTCTGCCATCCCGAACATGCGCGTCTATCTCCCGAGCGACTGCTCCCAGACGGCCAAGCTCATCCGAGCGCTTCTCAATGACACGAAGCCTGCCTACGTGCGCGTTGGCAGGAACGCTGTCGAGGACATCTACACGGAAAACTTCTACCCCTTCGAGATGAACAAGGCAACCTGGCTGAAGACCGGCACCGATATCGCGATTGTCGCCACAGGCGAGCTCGTGCGCCCGGCACTCGATGCCGCAACACTGCTTGAGGCCAAGGACATCTCTGCCACCGTTCTTGATATGTACTGCGTAAAGCCGCTCGACGAAGAGGCCGTCGTAAAGGCTGCACAGAATGCCAAGGCAGTGCTTACCATCGAAGAGCACTCGCCGTATGGCGGACTTGGTGCCCGTGTTGCCCAGACGGTCGCCTCTTCCTGCCCCCGTCTTGTCGAGAACCTCTCGCTTCCTGATGCCCCGGTCGTCACCGGCACCTCTAAGGAGGTCTTCGGCTACTACGGCCTCGATGCAGAAGGCATCGCCTCCTCCGCTGAGAAGCTTCTCGGAAAGGCAGCCAAGTAG
- a CDS encoding glycerol kinase gives MGKIALAIDQSTQGTKALLFEEDGSLLAKTSLPHTQHVNEQGWVEHDAEEILGNVCCCVEALMRKSGARAEDIAAFGISNQRETCLAWNRTTGKPLAHAIVWQCGRAAVLCDELKAAHPGAEGLVQEHSGLALSPYFSATKMSWMLKNIPAVQEAAQAGTLCFGTIDSWLAFSLCEGHPFVTEPSNACRTQLLNLKTAEWDDELLELFGIPRMALPEVLPSDALFGISDFNGALSTPVPLHAMLGDSQAALAAQDCLKPGQAKATYGTGSSVMLMAGDAPIRSTHGLVSSIAWNLEGKLSYVLEGNLNYTGAVITWLKDRVHLIESPSELEKLISEANPNDRCYFVPAFTGLGAPWWDSAATGMLTGVTTLTGRAEIAKACAECIPYQIADVLDALCADTGLALETLRADGGVTKNAYLMQFQADMAETSVEVSKLAELSAAGAAFAAGRGAGLWTTNVIHEHYGHETYVPKMAEDIRQSKRSGWQAALRQVRCHD, from the coding sequence ATGGGAAAGATCGCCCTCGCAATAGACCAGTCCACGCAGGGCACAAAGGCGCTCCTCTTCGAGGAGGATGGCTCCCTGCTGGCAAAGACCTCCCTGCCCCACACGCAGCATGTGAATGAGCAGGGCTGGGTCGAGCATGATGCTGAAGAGATCCTTGGAAACGTCTGCTGCTGCGTCGAAGCTCTGATGCGAAAGTCCGGTGCCCGTGCGGAAGATATCGCCGCCTTTGGCATCTCGAACCAGCGCGAGACCTGCCTTGCCTGGAACAGGACGACCGGCAAGCCTCTGGCCCATGCTATCGTCTGGCAGTGTGGACGTGCTGCTGTGCTCTGCGACGAGCTCAAGGCAGCACATCCTGGCGCAGAGGGGCTCGTCCAGGAGCATTCTGGCCTGGCTCTTTCTCCCTACTTCTCTGCTACCAAGATGTCCTGGATGCTCAAGAACATTCCCGCAGTTCAAGAGGCTGCCCAGGCAGGCACGCTCTGCTTTGGCACGATCGACTCCTGGCTTGCCTTCAGCCTCTGCGAAGGCCATCCCTTCGTGACGGAGCCTTCGAATGCCTGCAGGACCCAGCTCCTGAACTTGAAGACTGCTGAGTGGGACGATGAGCTCCTTGAGCTCTTCGGCATCCCTCGCATGGCACTGCCAGAGGTCCTGCCGTCCGATGCCCTCTTCGGCATCTCTGACTTCAACGGAGCTCTTTCTACTCCTGTACCGCTCCATGCGATGCTTGGAGACTCCCAGGCTGCGCTTGCAGCGCAGGACTGCCTCAAGCCCGGACAGGCCAAGGCAACCTACGGCACGGGCTCCTCTGTCATGCTCATGGCAGGAGATGCCCCGATCCGGAGCACGCATGGTCTCGTCTCGAGCATTGCCTGGAACCTCGAAGGCAAGCTCTCCTATGTGCTCGAGGGGAACCTCAACTACACGGGCGCTGTCATCACCTGGCTCAAGGACCGGGTACATCTGATCGAGAGCCCGAGCGAGCTCGAGAAGCTCATCTCGGAAGCCAACCCGAACGACAGGTGCTACTTTGTGCCTGCCTTCACGGGCCTCGGTGCCCCCTGGTGGGACAGCGCTGCCACAGGCATGCTCACAGGCGTCACGACGCTCACCGGCAGGGCAGAGATTGCAAAGGCCTGCGCCGAGTGCATCCCCTACCAGATTGCAGATGTGCTCGATGCGCTCTGCGCCGATACCGGCCTTGCCTTGGAGACCTTGAGAGCTGACGGCGGCGTCACGAAGAATGCCTACCTTATGCAGTTCCAGGCAGATATGGCAGAGACATCAGTCGAGGTCTCGAAGCTTGCCGAGCTCTCTGCTGCAGGAGCCGCCTTTGCAGCAGGCAGAGGTGCCGGCCTCTGGACGACGAATGTCATACATGAGCACTATGGGCATGAGACTTATGTACCCAAGATGGCAGAAGACATCCGCCAGAGCAAGCGCTCAGGCTGGCAGGCTGCCCTTCGGCAGGTTCGCTGCCACGACTGA
- a CDS encoding prolyl oligopeptidase family serine peptidase, with protein sequence MAGYKTFTSAADMGPYVSKLILELPEKVRTEFVNTNGFSVYVERKDAKTGEVVLAKEHHTDKQAFPSKGYVPVLSAYASDGEGNPQEQGSYIALELPEERLTKRIDGALTRGYIRAMSFRITQTKAIPSEVPGEAPLTGMVFDVDTGDVCPDLADWDLTGSGIFDDIDMNYSFFMPDLDVINAARAAHPFNPLPPVTSVPLLVWLHGAGEGQEPYRTVMGNRVTLLSSPEIQEKLGGAAYILAPSSPTYWMDSGAGEIADDNKSIYTKALKTLIDEFIGAHPDIDKRRIYVGGLSNGGFMTIRLVADYPGFFAAGVPVCAPWVASLATDDEMKAIAKTPLWFVQSADDPIVTAQDHALADYKKLKEFGAKDVHITCFDHIQDETGRYRDKYGQPQRYIGHFVWIPVYHDSVKTELDGTNVLVDGCPVTLWQWVGLHHLA encoded by the coding sequence ATGGCTGGATACAAGACCTTCACTTCGGCCGCCGACATGGGGCCCTATGTCTCGAAGCTCATCCTCGAGCTCCCCGAGAAGGTGCGCACGGAATTCGTGAACACAAATGGCTTCAGCGTCTACGTAGAGCGCAAGGACGCAAAGACAGGCGAAGTCGTGCTTGCCAAGGAGCATCACACGGACAAACAGGCCTTCCCTTCGAAGGGCTATGTCCCGGTGCTTTCTGCCTACGCCTCCGACGGCGAAGGCAACCCTCAGGAGCAGGGCTCCTATATCGCGCTCGAGCTCCCCGAAGAGCGCCTCACGAAGAGGATCGACGGAGCGCTCACCCGTGGCTATATCCGCGCCATGAGCTTCCGCATCACGCAGACAAAGGCAATACCTTCTGAGGTGCCAGGCGAGGCTCCGCTTACGGGTATGGTGTTCGACGTCGACACGGGTGACGTCTGTCCCGACCTCGCAGACTGGGACCTTACCGGCTCTGGCATCTTCGATGATATCGATATGAACTATAGCTTCTTCATGCCCGACCTCGATGTCATCAATGCCGCACGCGCAGCGCATCCGTTCAATCCGCTGCCGCCGGTCACGTCCGTGCCACTCCTCGTCTGGCTCCACGGTGCAGGAGAGGGACAGGAGCCCTACCGTACCGTCATGGGCAACCGTGTGACGCTCCTCTCCTCCCCTGAGATTCAGGAGAAGCTCGGCGGCGCTGCCTATATCCTCGCACCTTCGAGCCCGACCTACTGGATGGACTCCGGCGCGGGCGAGATCGCAGACGACAACAAGTCCATCTACACGAAGGCACTGAAGACCTTGATCGACGAGTTCATAGGGGCGCATCCCGACATCGATAAGCGGCGCATCTATGTGGGCGGGCTCTCCAATGGTGGATTCATGACAATAAGGCTTGTGGCGGACTATCCAGGATTCTTTGCTGCAGGTGTGCCCGTCTGCGCGCCATGGGTCGCATCCCTTGCCACAGACGACGAGATGAAGGCCATAGCAAAGACCCCGCTCTGGTTCGTGCAGTCCGCCGACGACCCGATCGTAACGGCACAAGACCATGCCCTCGCAGACTACAAGAAGCTCAAGGAGTTCGGCGCCAAAGACGTGCATATCACCTGCTTCGACCACATCCAGGACGAGACGGGCCGCTACCGCGACAAGTATGGCCAGCCTCAGCGCTATATCGGCCATTTCGTCTGGATCCCTGTCTACCATGATTCCGTAAAGACGGAACTCGATGGCACAAATGTACTTGTGGATGGCTGCCCCGTCACGCTCTGGCAGTGGGTCGGTCTCCATCATCTGGCATAA
- a CDS encoding transposase — MRRIQEVSEILWGLSVSPATVSKLNCETFGAVDEWRRWPLTGRYPYVY; from the coding sequence GTGAGGAGGATCCAGGAGGTCTCAGAGATTCTTTGGGGCTTAAGCGTCTCGCCCGCCACCGTCTCCAAGCTGAACTGTGAGACCTTCGGTGCCGTCGACGAGTGGCGACGTTGGCCCCTCACGGGCCGGTACCCCTACGTCTATTGA
- a CDS encoding transposase codes for MPHEIVSFDEPKLQDYLGELVRKTVQDSLNALLDAQANQITNAGRYERQACCFGHYRQNLTTTLGDVTLSIPKL; via the coding sequence ATGCCACACGAGATAGTATCATTCGACGAGCCGAAGCTTCAGGACTACCTCGGGGAGCTCGTCAGAAAGACCGTACAAGACTCACTGAACGCCCTGTTGGATGCGCAGGCAAACCAGATTACCAACGCAGGCCGCTACGAGCGGCAGGCTTGCTGCTTTGGCCACTACAGACAAAACCTCACCACGACCTTAGGGGACGTGACGCTTAGCATCCCAAAGCTTTAG
- a CDS encoding AAA family ATPase → MTGKSRYVNPFKPTAGMTPPVLIGRDSVIDDFIDGMDEGPGAPGRLLRITGPRGSGKTVLLTELGGIASDRGWTVINVSGKEALCQSIQEQLAANARLKSLDIKISVPFISAEAHLGNAQTEIGFRESFSSVVRALTKKGSGLLIAIDEVQDASPDDMAVLATNVQYMIREQQNIALLFAGITTGVLNLLNGEGITFLRRARAEELGSIPVDEVAAAMKETIEASGLRIADDALSYAAETTHGYAYLIQMVGYYVWRAGRRHVSSSNLIMLDDAKRGCAEALREFGSSVLGTALAGLTRPAMEYLFAMTKDSAASATSTVAERMGIPPQNANTYRRMLIDRQIIERTAPGYVAFSIPFMRDYLIENKDEILSRYGG, encoded by the coding sequence ATGACAGGCAAGTCACGTTATGTCAATCCATTCAAACCAACCGCGGGTATGACGCCGCCTGTGCTGATTGGTCGTGATTCGGTCATCGATGACTTCATTGATGGAATGGATGAAGGGCCTGGCGCACCTGGCAGGCTGCTGCGCATTACGGGACCTCGCGGCTCCGGAAAGACTGTACTTCTGACGGAGCTCGGAGGCATTGCCAGCGATAGGGGCTGGACCGTCATTAACGTCTCCGGGAAAGAGGCTCTCTGCCAATCAATTCAAGAGCAGCTTGCAGCCAATGCAAGATTGAAGTCTTTGGATATCAAGATTTCGGTACCCTTCATCTCTGCAGAAGCCCACTTGGGGAATGCTCAGACGGAAATTGGATTTCGGGAGTCTTTTTCCAGCGTGGTACGGGCCCTGACAAAGAAGGGTTCCGGCCTGCTCATTGCGATCGATGAAGTGCAGGACGCATCTCCAGATGACATGGCAGTGCTGGCAACGAATGTTCAATACATGATCAGGGAGCAGCAGAACATTGCCCTGCTTTTTGCTGGCATTACGACTGGTGTTCTCAATCTGCTGAACGGGGAGGGGATAACATTTCTGCGCCGTGCAAGAGCAGAGGAGCTCGGCAGCATTCCGGTCGATGAGGTTGCTGCCGCTATGAAGGAGACCATTGAAGCATCGGGCCTGAGAATTGCCGATGATGCCCTGTCCTATGCGGCGGAGACGACACACGGGTATGCATATCTGATTCAGATGGTCGGCTATTATGTCTGGCGTGCTGGACGAAGGCATGTTTCCTCTTCAAATCTGATCATGCTGGATGACGCGAAGCGCGGCTGTGCAGAGGCACTCCGTGAATTTGGGTCTTCGGTTCTGGGGACTGCGTTGGCGGGGCTGACACGTCCAGCAATGGAGTATCTGTTTGCGATGACGAAAGATAGTGCAGCGTCTGCAACCTCGACCGTGGCGGAAAGGATGGGCATACCACCGCAGAACGCGAATACCTATCGCAGAATGCTGATCGATCGCCAGATAATTGAACGTACAGCTCCTGGATACGTGGCCTTCTCTATTCCTTTCATGCGCGACTATCTTATAGAGAACAAGGATGAGATCCTTTCCCGCTATGGAGGGTAG
- a CDS encoding ATP-binding cassette domain-containing protein, which yields MSKHSLEVHDLVYRRGERAILRGINLNLGNGIFGLLGSNGAGKTTLLRLVATILAPSKGAITFDGVDAFREKGTYRKSLGYLPQSFGLYPGMSIHEQLSYFAAMKGMSNTKREVDRLLPIVGFTKEDMRCPSQSLSGGMKQRLGIAIALIGSPALVILDEPTAGLDPVERTRLRFLLESIAQDAVVIISTHITQDVELCCSEMSILIGGTLKYMGSPHEVSESARGHVWQIDISRNDLERLKQLRRVVSVSNLSEDMAKVRFTGNPIGKGEAPVSPTLEDAYVYQATQCYVNDAL from the coding sequence ATGTCTAAACACTCTCTTGAAGTACATGATCTAGTATACAGACGCGGAGAAAGAGCCATACTGCGCGGTATCAATCTTAATTTGGGGAACGGGATATTTGGTCTGCTTGGTTCGAATGGTGCCGGGAAAACAACCCTTTTACGCCTCGTGGCGACAATTCTCGCACCGAGTAAAGGGGCAATTACATTTGACGGAGTAGATGCTTTTAGGGAGAAGGGGACATATCGCAAAAGTCTCGGATACCTTCCACAGAGTTTTGGCCTGTATCCTGGAATGAGCATACATGAACAGCTGTCCTATTTTGCGGCGATGAAGGGCATGTCGAATACAAAGAGGGAGGTTGATCGACTACTCCCGATTGTCGGATTTACGAAAGAAGACATGCGCTGCCCCTCACAATCATTGTCTGGAGGTATGAAACAACGCCTTGGAATTGCAATTGCGCTCATTGGATCTCCTGCGCTCGTGATCCTGGACGAGCCGACTGCAGGACTCGATCCGGTCGAGAGAACTCGCCTACGATTCCTGCTGGAGAGTATTGCTCAGGATGCTGTCGTGATCATTTCGACTCACATTACCCAGGACGTTGAGTTGTGTTGCTCTGAGATGTCAATTCTCATTGGAGGAACTCTTAAATATATGGGGTCTCCGCATGAGGTATCTGAAAGCGCAAGAGGACACGTCTGGCAGATAGATATCTCTCGCAATGACTTGGAGAGATTAAAACAGCTTCGACGGGTAGTCTCCGTTTCAAATCTTTCCGAAGACATGGCGAAGGTGCGCTTTACGGGCAATCCAATTGGCAAAGGGGAGGCTCCAGTATCTCCCACACTTGAGGATGCTTACGTTTATCAAGCTACACAGTGTTACGTCAATGACGCCCTATAA
- a CDS encoding IS30 family transposase, which translates to MAAGPVCLLVLADRAVRLLAAERASTTAEASLRPPSGFCRNVPLRRSLPDRGKQFAGHTGLTKALGGVQFYFCDPHHPWQKLTVKNTNGLLRKFFP; encoded by the coding sequence GTGGCAGCAGGACCCGTGTGTCTGCTCGTGCTTGCCGACAGGGCAGTGAGGCTGCTTGCCGCGGAAAGAGCCAGCACGACAGCGGAAGCGTCTCTAAGGCCGCCTTCGGGCTTTTGCAGGAACGTCCCCTTAAGACGCTCACTTCCGGATAGGGGCAAGCAGTTCGCAGGACATACAGGGCTCACAAAGGCCTTGGGAGGCGTGCAGTTCTACTTCTGCGACCCTCACCATCCCTGGCAGAAGCTAACAGTTAAGAACACCAACGGGCTCCTGCGAAAGTTCTTCCCCTAA
- a CDS encoding helix-turn-helix transcriptional regulator, with amino-acid sequence MPMRNIIKRLRKDAGLRQEDMAKELGVSRQTIIAIENDKYNPSLELAMKIAKLLNLHVDEIFFLDE; translated from the coding sequence ATGCCTATGAGAAACATAATAAAGCGGTTAAGAAAAGATGCAGGATTGCGTCAGGAAGATATGGCAAAAGAGCTAGGTGTGAGCCGACAGACGATTATCGCCATCGAGAATGACAAATACAATCCCTCACTTGAACTTGCAATGAAAATTGCGAAATTGCTGAATCTCCATGTAGATGAAATCTTCTTTTTGGATGAATAG
- a CDS encoding ferritin, whose amino-acid sequence MALNKKVTDILNKQVNKELYSAYLYLTFADYYEDRNLKGYANWYMIQVQEEVAHAKILRRYLLDNDAEVTLEAIDKPTNKYVNDLEPMEAGLKHEEYITSAINECYATAYEIHDFRTMQMLDWFVKEQGEEETNARDMISDYKLFAGTPQGLYNLDQKYLTRTFIAPTMPM is encoded by the coding sequence ATGGCATTGAACAAAAAGGTTACAGACATCCTAAACAAGCAGGTCAACAAGGAGCTCTATTCCGCCTATCTCTATCTGACCTTCGCAGACTACTATGAGGACAGGAACCTCAAGGGCTATGCAAACTGGTATATGATCCAAGTCCAGGAGGAGGTTGCCCACGCAAAGATCCTGCGCCGCTATCTGCTGGATAACGATGCCGAGGTCACCCTCGAAGCTATCGATAAGCCAACGAACAAGTATGTAAACGACCTCGAGCCGATGGAGGCTGGCCTCAAGCACGAGGAGTACATCACCTCGGCCATCAACGAGTGCTATGCCACAGCCTATGAGATTCACGACTTCAGGACCATGCAGATGCTCGATTGGTTCGTAAAGGAGCAGGGCGAAGAGGAGACGAACGCCCGCGACATGATCAGCGACTACAAGCTCTTCGCCGGCACGCCGCAGGGCCTCTACAACCTCGATCAGAAGTACCTGACCCGTACCTTCATCGCACCGACGATGCCGATGTAG